One stretch of Arachis duranensis cultivar V14167 chromosome 1, aradu.V14167.gnm2.J7QH, whole genome shotgun sequence DNA includes these proteins:
- the LOC107458212 gene encoding B3 domain-containing transcription factor VRN1-like codes for MPPLADCRFFRFIIPNMENQIRLPVAFSNVVRDNMSNPVEVITTNGQSWSISWVVEEGHPHQIVFTGGWRAFYEHYHLRIGDSMLLSYHQPKFFYVAIHDTRYCEINYGRNLRNGSLPAIPAHGNYTV; via the exons ATGCCGCCGCTCGCTGATTGTCGCTTCTTCAGATTCATAATCCCCAACATGGAGAATCAAATT AGATTACCGGTGGCCTTCTCCAACGTTGTACGGGATAACATGAGCAACCCCGTCGAGGTAATCACCACAAATGGTCAGTCGTGGAGCATCTCGTGGGTTGTGGAGGAGGGGCATCCGCATCAAATCGTATTCACCGGAGGCTGGCGAGCCTTTTACGAACACTACCACCTTCGAATCGGTGACTCAATGCTACTATCGTATCACCAACCGAAGTTTTTCTATGTGGCCATCCACGACACAAGATACTGCGAGATCAACTACGGAAG AAACTTGCGAAACGGAAGTCTTCCAGCAATACCCGCACATGGCAACTATACAGTCTAG
- the LOC107458201 gene encoding protein FAR1-RELATED SEQUENCE 5-like produces MSENYAEDEFYAVDSGESIGWIDFLNLSAEDVLRFNFADVDIAFEFYQQYAKHHGFGARRSRSEKRGEVRIRQEFVCHRQGFRSPKFYSMPNRQKSPRAETRCGCSARMLLHMDDESGRWHVAFFSDAHNHHVLELRFSSMLPGHRRMSEADIKYHNVPYTTRDMHNVNAKQRREGGLDAESCLRYLRECKANDPALCLETWLHLMQRTRKTVVFAAALVADEKEETYVWLLQQLQTSMKGKAPVSIITDGDRKMKSAIEQVFPEAHHRLCAWHLFRNATSNIGKPKFTRMFRDCMLGDYEVRTFQKKWFEMVEKFGVADKRWVQDMYERRHSWATAHIRGKFFAGFRTTSSYTEFLRHFHRCLMFVRAKEVEADFECAKGDPVMTTNLKQLERSAADNYTRAIFYLFVPILDRACAMRVVDSEDNGSYFIHTVSRYDTPGKEWHVVATSDTREVRCTCMRMECFEVPCEHIIAVLVLNNVHEIPRSLILPRWTKDAKLVAVQSMGVIWDSVQLTQHWCLMDWYRKVCKIACHSTEKFQFARDIAVLMLKHFENEDAGNTSFPHEGHLLRVADPRRRIHPGAIQRVTVLMVERRPSDVVCAGRWDTTGRRVWSVAQWNHPAQLQKTWIRWTLTWWVGRSIDDVYDNLSGDLYATVEIPSFQCSDSDTQAGFANSDFAGTNTSGPVMSLAD; encoded by the exons ATGTCtgagaattatgcagaagaTGAGTTTTACGCCGTTGATTCCGGCGAGTCCATAGGTTGGATTGATTTTTTGAACTTGAGCGCGGAGGATGTTCTCCGGTTTAATTTCGCAGATGTTGACATTGCATTTGAGTTCTACCAGCAATATGCAAAGCACCATGGCTTCGGCGCGAGACGTTCCAGAAGCGAAAAACGTGGCGAAGTAAGGATACGGCAGGAGTTCGTGTGCCACCGACAAGGGTTCCGATCCCCGAAGTTCTACTCGATGCCTAACCGGCAAAAGAGTCCGAGGGCCGAGACACGGTGTGGATGCTCTGCAAGGATGCTACTTCACATGGACGATGAATCAGGACGTTGGCACGTTGCGTTCTTTTCAGACGCGCATAACCACCACGTTCTTGAGTTGCGATTTTCTTCCATGCTCCCGGGCCATCGGAGGATGAGCGAAGCGGACATCAA GTATCATAATGTCCCGTACACAACAAGGGACATGCACAATGTAAATGCGAAGCAACGAAGGGAGGGTGGCCTAGATGCGGAATCGTGCCTAAGGTATCTCCGAGAGTGCAAGGCAAATGATCCAGCACT GTGTTTGGAGACGTGGTTGCATTTGATGCAACGTACAAGAAAAACAGTTGTCTTTGCCGCTGCACTGGTGGCAGACGAGAAAGAAGAGACCTATGTCTGGCTGCTTCAGCAGTTGCAAACTTCAATGAAAGGGAAGGCTCCCGTGTCCATAATAACCGACGGTGACAGGAAAATGAAGTCTGCGATCGAGCAAGTTTTTCCAGAGGCTCACCATCGACTCTGCGCTTGGCATCTATTCCGAAACGCCACGAGCAACATTGGAAAGCCCAAATTCACCAGGATGTTTAGGGATTGCATGCTCGGTGACTATGAGGTCCGAACATTTCAGAAAAAGTGGTTTGAGATGGTTGAGAAATTTGGCGTGGCCGATAAAAGATGGGTACAGGACATGTATGAGAGAAGGCACAGTTGGGCCACAGCACACATACGGGGAAAGTTCTTTGCCGGATTTCGAACAACATCAAG CTACACTGAGTTTTTACGTCATTTCCATCGATGCTTGATGTTCGTGCGCGCAAAGGAGGTGGAGGCTGATTTCGAGTGTGCAAAGGGTGACCCTGTTATGACCACCAACCTGAAACAGCTGGAGCGGAGTGCAGCCGACAACTACACTCGTGCGATATTCTATTTGTTTGTTCCCATTCTTGACAGGGCCTGTGCAATGAGGGTGGTTGACTCTGAAGACAACGGTTCCTATTTTATTCACACCGTCTCTCGATACGACACTCCGGGGAAGGAGTGGCATGTTGTTGCAACGTCTGATACGAGGGAGGTCCGATGCACGTGCATGAGAATGGAATGTTTCGAGGTCCCCTGCGAACATATAATTGCGGTGCTTGTTCTTAACAATGTTCATGAGATCCCGAGGTCTCTGATATTACCGAGATGGACCAAGGATGCAAAACTTGTGGCGGTGCAGTCGATGGGCGTGATTTGGGATTCTGTACAACTGACGCAACACTGGTGCCTAATGGATTGGTACCGGAAAGTGTGCAAGATTGCATGTCACAGCACCGAAAAGTTCCAGTTTGCAAGAGACATTGCCGTGCTGATGCTGAAGCATTTCGAGAACGAAGATGCAGGGAACACCAGTTTTCCACACGAGGGCCACCTACTGAGGGTGGCAGACCCCCGACGCAGAATCCACCCAGGCGCAATACAAAGGGTAACGGTGCTCATGGTGGAAAGAAGACCCAGCGATGTCGTTTGTGCCGGGAGGTGGGACACAACAGGACGACGTGTCTGGAGCGTCGCACAATGGAACCATCCAGCGCAATTGCAGAAGACATGGATTCGATGGACACTGACATGGTGGGTTGGTCGCTCTATAGACGAT GTCTATGATAACCTATCCGGCGATCTGTATGCGACCGTGGAGATTCCTTCATTCCAATGCTCCGATAGTGACACGCAGGCTGGGTTTGCTAACAGCGACTTCGCTGGGACCAACACGTCCGGGCCAGTCATGTCTCTCGCCGATTGA
- the LOC107496767 gene encoding nucleosome assembly protein 1;3 gives MSNDKDAFNVSDLTTALIQENRADLVNALKNKIQSLAGQHSDVLESLTPSVRKRVEVLREIQGQHDELEAKFFEERAALEAKYQKMYQPLYTKRFEIVNGVTEVEGIAEEKTADAEEDEEKGVPAFWLNAMKNNEVLAEEISERDEGALKFLKDIKWSRIDNPKGFKLEFYFDTNPYFTNTVLTKTYHMIDEDEPILEKAIGTEIQWHPGKCLTQKILKKKPKKGSKNAKPITKTENCESFFNFFNPPQVPEDDEDIDEDMAEELQNQMEQDYDIGSTIRDKIIPHAVSWFTGEAIQGEEFGDLEDDDEDDIEEDDEEDDDDEEDEDEDDEDEDEETKTKKKPSHKKGGRAPAGEGQQGERPPECKQQ, from the exons ATGAGCAACGACAAAGATGCCTTCAACGTTTCGGATCTCACTACTG CTCTCATCCAAGAGAACAGAGCCGACCTTGTTAACGCTCTCAAG AACAAGATACAGAGTCTCGCGGGGCAGCACTCCGATGTTCTAGAATCTCTGACACCTAGTGTGCGGAAGAGGGTTGAGGTCCTCAGAGAGATCCAG GGTCAACATGATGAGCTAGAGGCAAAATTTTTTGAGGAGAGGGCAGCTCTTGAGGCCAAGTACCAAAAAATGTATCAGCCATTGTATACAAAG CGCTTTGAGATAGTTAATGGTGTTACTGAAGTTGAAGGAATAGCAGAGGAGAAAACTGCAGATGCTGAAGAGGATGAAG AAAAAGGAGTACCTGCTTTTTGGCTCAATGCAATGAAAAACAATGAAGTGTTAGCTGAAGAG ATTTCAGAGCGTGATGAAGGTGCTCTCAAGTTTCTCAAAGATATCAAGTGGAGCAGGATAGACAACCCAAAAGGATTCAAGCTCGAGTTTTATTTCGATACTAATCCTTATTTCACAAACACTGTTTTGACAAAAACATATCACATGATTGATGAGGATGAGCCAATATTGGAAAAAGCAATTGG GACTGAAATTCAATGGCACCCAGGGAAATGCTTGACGCAGAAGATTCTTAAGAAAAAGCCCAAGAAGGGTTCAAAGAACGCAAAACCTATTACAAAGACTGAAAACTGTGAAagtttcttcaatttcttcaaTCCACCACAAGTTcctgaagatgatgaagataTTGATGAAGATATg GCCGAGGAACTTCAGAATCAGATGGAACAAGACTATGACATTGG GTCAACAATAAGGGATAAGATTATACCTCATGCCGTGTCATGGTTTACTGGTGAGGCCATTCAAGGCGAGGAGTTTGGAGACCtggaagatgatgatgaagacgACATTGAGGAGGATGATgaagaggatgatgatgatgaggaagatgaggatgaggatgatgaggatgaggatgaagaaaccaagaccaaaaagaaG CCATCACATAAG AAGGGTGGAAGAGCACCGGCTGGTGAAGGTCAACAGGGTGAGCGACCTCCAGAGTGCAAGCAGCAGTAG
- the LOC107496747 gene encoding DNA repair protein recA homolog 3, mitochondrial — translation MARMLRNASIIKRTLFLPQGFKLGVLGTSQALSFSSKGRRRSKSDGSSDSGEESMSKKELALQQALDQITSSFGKGSIMWLGRSVSPRHVPVVSSGSFALDIALGIGGLPKGRVVEIYGPEASGKTTLALHVISEAQKQGGYCVFVDAEHALDKALAESIGVNTENLLLSQPDCGEQALSLVDTLIRSGSVDVIVVDSVAALVPKGELDGEMGDAHMAMQARLMSQALRKLSHSLSVSQCILIFINQVRSKLSTFGGFGGPQEVTCGGNALKFYASVRLNIRRIGFVKKGEEILGSQVLVKVVKNKLAPPFKTAEFELQFGKGINRECEIIDLSVKHKIILKAGAMYYFNDKNFRGRDAFKSFLAENHSAFEELQMKLREKLLDDTEVEKVQDSDVTSDVKEEITTTLESTDEESSAAVEA, via the exons ATGGCGAGGATGCTTCGCAACGCTTCCATCATCAAGCGCACTCTGTTCCTCCCTCAG GGGTTTAAACTAGGAGTATTGGGCACTTCTCAGGCTCTAAGCTTTTCGTCTAAAG GTAGAAGGCGCTCTAAATCTGATGGAAGTAGTGACTCTGGTGAAGAGAGCATGTCTAAGAAAGAGTTGGCCCTTCAGCAAGCTCTAGATCAGATCACTTCTTCATTTGGAAAGGGATCTATCATGTGGCTTGGCCGCTCTGTCTCACCAAGACATGTACCTGTAGTCTCAAGTGGTTCTTTTGCTCTTGATATAGCACTGGGAATTGGTGGACTTCCAAAG GGACGTGTTGTGGAAATATATGGTCCAGAGGCTTCGGGGAAAACAACTCTTGCTTTACATGTGATTTCAGAGGCACAGAAGCAAGGAG GCTACTGTGTATTTGTTGATGCTGAGCATGCTCTTGATAAGGCACTTGCAGAATCCATTGGTGTGAATACTGAGAACTTGTTGCTTTCACAACCAGATTGTGGTGAACAAGCACTTAGTCTTGTGGATACCTTAATCCGTAGTGGTTCAGTTGACGTAATTGTTGTTGACAGT GTGGCTGCTCTTGTTCCTAAAGGGGAGCTTGATGGTGAAATGGGGGATGCACACATGGCAATGCAGGCTAGGTTGATGAGCCAGGCCCTTCGGAAATTAAGCCACTCCTTGTCAGTTTCTCAATGTATATTGATTTTTATAAACCAG GTAAGGTCAAAGCTTTCTACTTTTGGTGGATTCGGTGGGCCCCAGGAAGTTACTTGTGGTGGCAATGCATTGAAATTCTATGCATCTGTGCGGCTAAATATTAGAAGAATAGGATTTGTGAAGAAAGGGGAAGAG aTTTTGGGAAGCCAGGTACTTGTCAAGGTTGTAAAGAACAAGCTTGCCCCTCCATTTAAAACTGCTGAGTTTGAGCTTCAATTTGGCAAGGGTATAAATAGAGAATGTGAGATCATAGACTTGAGTGTAAAACACAAAATCATCCTAAAGGCCGGTGCTATGTATTACTTCAATGATAAGAATTTCCGTGGTAGGGATGCTTTTAAGAGTTTCCTGGCCGAGAATCATAGTGCATTTGAAGAACTTCAAATGAAACTCAGGGAGAAGCTTCTTGATGATACTGAGGTGGAAAAGGTACAAGATTCAGATGTGACTAGTGATGTCAaagaagaaattacaacaaCACTCGAGTCTACCGATGAAGAATCCTCAGCTGCTGTCGAAGCTTGA
- the LOC127739956 gene encoding putative transcription factor bHLH041 — protein MDGVFNLPEATRSDFLRSLMHTFGCTYICLWHCHSSSNNLLFLDGIYNNVSSTVAEETLFNLYQRLTFDAANDEWVPGAAFRRHMAYLELQQLDLLRLASAVIQTQFYLEARIETAIFMGCSKGEIELGFSTIPQIDMKAAVKSLFPEDFSREQIHHPASSSSCSCPSDEFSSLGGVLLPAPEGEQEAIIRAILHVISSSSSPATTTSQPPPYNNSAFRAYPSTTYNLVTSSSRRFSLMKRSIEFSRTLHLMRIRDRFHFQRQHQPPHPLIIGTQNANNNKHLHHIILERRRRENENKCFRELRALLPPGTKKHKSSVLIAAKEALKSLIAEIEKLNIRNQQLKTLLGSSSSSYGNVHISSSPSSSNERLNVAVSHNLSFVSMAANTTTNTQGTTITQIIFRIRILQGSEWDESGFVEAVRRVVSNLP, from the exons ATGGATGGCGTATTCAACCTCCCTGAAGCCACCAGGAGCGACTTTCTCCGCTCTCTCATGCACACTTTTGGTTGCACATACATATGCCTCTGGCACTGCCACTCATCATCTAA TAATTTATTGTTCTTGGATGGGATTTACAATAATGTAAGTAGCACCGTAGCTGAAGAAACGCTTTTTAATCTATATCAGCGTTTAACCTTTGATGCCGCCAATGACGA GTGGGTTCCTGGTGCGGCTTTCAGGAGGCACATGGCCTACTTAGAGCTTCAACAATTGGATCTTCTAAGACTTGCATCCGCCGTTATCCAAACACAATTCTATCTG GAAGCAAGGATTGag ACAGCTATCTTCATGGGGTGCAGCAAAGGGGAAATTGAGCTTGGTTTCTCCACTATCCCTCAA ATTGACATGAAAGCAGCAGTGAAGAGTTTATTCCCAGAAGATTTTTCAAGAGAGCAGATTCATCATCCAGCTTCATCGTCTTCATGTTCTTGCCCTAGCGATGAATTCTCATCCTTAGGGGGAGTATTGTTACCCGCACCAGAGGGTGAGCAAGAAGCAATCATAAGAGCAATCCTTCatgttatttcttcttcttcttcacccgcCACCACTACTtctcaaccaccaccatataaTAACAGTGCTTTCAGGGCATACCCTTCAACTACTTACAATTTAGTAACAAGTAGCAGCAGAAGGTTTAGTTTAATGAAGAGATCTATAGAATTCTCTAGAACCCTACATTTAATGAGAATTAGAGACCGCTTTCATTTTCAACGTCAACATCAACCGCCTCATCCCCTCATAATTGGTACCCAGAatgctaataataataagcaTCTTCATCACATCATATTAGAGAGAAGAAGACGCGAGAACGAAAACAAGTGTTTCCGGGAACTTAGGGCATTACTTCCTCCAGGAACTAAG AAACACAAATCTTCGGTTCTTATAGCGGCAAAGGAGGCATTGAAGTCTTTAATTGCTGAAATTGAAAAGCTTAACATAAGAAACCAGCAGTTAAAAACACTACTTGGTTCATCATCATCAAGCTATGGAAATGTTCATATCTcctcatcaccatcatcatcaaatGAGAGATTGAACGTTGCGGTGTCGCAT AACCTCAGCTTCGTTTCCATGGCCGCAAATACTACTACTAATACACAAGGCACAACCATCACCCAAATCATCTTCAGAATAAGGATTCTTCAG GGAAGTGAATGGGACGAGTCTGGCTTCGTGGAAGCAGTGAGAAGAGTTGTGTCTAACTTACCTTAA